In Penicillium psychrofluorescens genome assembly, chromosome: 5, a single window of DNA contains:
- a CDS encoding uncharacterized protein (ID:PFLUO_007506-T1.cds;~source:funannotate), with translation MRSISRLPVRVLTHNIRYATSSPFKGERPWPERKQLLLNELNYHARHGGETFICLQEVLHNQLVDILSGLNQGTNPNAPEWAYIGVGRDDGLEAGEYSPIFYRPDIWSLQHWETVWLSETPETPSKGWDAASIRIVTLGVFVHRASHRAVLAMNTHLDNQGSRARLESAHLIRRKIGEYRQGEMGRLIRGTFLAGDLNSEETEEAYIALTEPGGLVDTFKLVDPAQRYGNHDTFTGFGYQEPPSRIDYILLDSEEPTWSVEGYAVLANRFDDGVFNSDHRAVVADLTLLG, from the coding sequence atgagATCCATCTCGAGGCTCCCAGTCCGGGTGTTGACCCATAACATTCGATATGCCACCTCCTCTCCGTTCAAAGGCGAACGCCCGTGGCCGGAGCGCAAGCAACTGCTGCTGAATGAGCTCAATTACCACGCTCGCCACGGCGGTGAGACCTTCATTTGCCTGCAAGAAGTTCTTCACAACCAGCTCGTCGATATCCTGTCGGGTTTGAACCAAGGCACTAATCCCAACGCGCCAGAATGGGCCTACATTGGTGTGGGCAGAGACGACGGTCTCGAGGCCGGCGAATACTCCCCCATCTTTTACCGCCCGGATATCTGGAGCTTGCAGCACTGGGAGACTGTGTGGCTGTCGGAGACGCCCGAAACCCCGTCCAAAGGCTGGGATGCAGCGTCCATCCGCATCGTCACTCTTGGGGTCTTTGTTCATCGGGCCAGCCACCGTGCCGTCCTCGCCATGAATACCCATCTCGATAATCAAGGATCTCGTGCGCGGTTGGAGTCTGCACATCTCATCCGCAGGAAGATTGGGGAGTATCGGCAGGGTGAGATGGGCCGGTTGATTCGCGGCACCTTTCTCGCTGGTGACTTGAACAGCGAAGAGACGGAGGAAGCATATATAGCACTGACTGAACCGGGAGGCTTGGTGGACACATTCAAGCTAGTAGACCCTGCGCAGCGCTATGGCAACCATGATACATTCACAGGGTTCGGGTACCAGGAACCCCCGAGCCGCATCGACTACATTCTTCTGGACTCGGAGGAGCCCACCTGGAGCGTGGAGGGTTATGCGGTGTTGGCGAATCGGTTCGACGATGGTGTCTTTAACTCGGATCATCGTGCTGTCGTTGCAGATTTGACTCTGTTGGGGTGA
- a CDS encoding uncharacterized protein (ID:PFLUO_007502-T1.cds;~source:funannotate), translating to MSLNAQVTSHLRDIVDQACGDETSGIPGTTVVVVGKDGNELFAHSAGKRGTGSKDPMTLDTIFWMASCTKMLVGVACMQLVEQDILKLDDGAQTEGLCPELKSLKVLRPDGSFEEKKRAITLRMLLSHTAGFGYTFFNERLRQWSYPVGMDEFSGRIEDMKLPLLFQPGEGWEYGVGIDWAGIALERATGLTLNAYLQKHVLGPLGIRDMSMIPNRDMRQRLAYMNSRSPDGTLRARDHLLRAPLVVDPDNEAEVARVFNSGGAGMFAKPQEYCKVLAVLLNDGTCPRTGSKLLRKETVEEMFSNQISQYPNFSRAGIPAAKPDLTNPIPELYPVSGDPPQGWGLTFMLSNGGATGRSHGTVHWAGLANLWWWADREKGVAGIVCTQILPFADAKVLGLWGAVEAEIYKALAQ from the exons ATGTCTCTCAATGCGCAAGTGACTTCGCATCTCCGCGACATCGTCGACCAGGCCTGCGGAGATGAAACGTCTGGTATACCCGGGACCACAGTCGTGGTCGTTGGCAAAGATGGCAACGAACTATTCGCCCACTCCGCCGGTAAGCGAGGCACGGGATCCAAAGACCCCATGACTTTAGACACCATATTCTGGATGGCATCTTGTACAAAGATGTTGGTGGGTGTCGCCTGCATGCAACTTGTTGAGCAGGATATTCTCAAGCTGGACGATGGGGCGCAGACCGAGGGTCTTTGCCCGGAATTGAAGAGTCTCAAGGTTCTGCGGCCAGATGGCAGTTTCGAGGAGAAAAAGCGTGCAATCACCCTGCGCATGCTGTTGTCCCATACTGCCGGATTCGGATATACGTTTTTTAATGAGAGGCTGAGACAGTGGTCGTATCCGGTTGGCATGGATGAGTTCTCTGGGCGGATTGAAGATATGAAGCTGCCTCTGCTTTTCCAGCCCGGCGAAGGTTGGGAATACGGC GTTGGTATCGATTGGGCGGGAATCGCACTGGAGCGCGCAACGGGACTGACGCTCAACGCCTATCTCCAGAAACATGTCCTCGGGCCCCTTGGGATCAGGGATATGTCCATGATTCCAAACCGCGACATGCGCCAGAGGCTGGCGTATATGAACAGTAGAAGCCCAGACGGTACTCTGAGGGCCAGagaccatcttcttcgagcgCCTCTGGTGGTTGATCCGGATAATGAGGCCGAAGTCGCCCGGGTATTTAACAGCGGTGGCGCAGGCATGTTTGCCAAGCCGCAGGAGTACTGCA AGGTCCTGGCTGTGCTGTTGAATGACGGAACGTGCCCGAGGACGGGTAGCAAGTTGCTCCGCAAGGAAACCGTCGAGGAAATGTTCTCAAACCAAATCTCCCAGTACCCCAACTTCAGCCGCGCAGGCATCCCAGCTGCAAAACCGGACTTGACCAACCCCATTCCTGAGCTGTATCCAGTTTCTGGGGACCCGCCACAGGGTTGGGGCCTCACGTTCATGCTGAGCAACGGTGGCGCGACAGGGCGGTCTCATGGCACAGTACACTGGGCTGGGCTGGCGAAtttgtggtggtgggcagACAGGGAGAAGGGCGTGGCGGGGATTGTTTGTACGCAGATTCTGCCGTTTGCCGACGCCAAGGTGCTTGGTCTGTGGGGAGCAGTTGAGGCCGAGATATACAAAGCGCTCGCTCAGTGA
- a CDS encoding uncharacterized protein (ID:PFLUO_007501-T1.cds;~source:funannotate), which produces MGSLGETVSRPKKFNTELTDYSTAHADKTGPYADNLQVDALIVGAGFAGVFMLKTLRDRGLKTVIFEAGNDTGGTWRWNCYPGAGVDSEVPEYEFSWPEVYNTWNWPNNYPDYKNLRDYFDHVDKVIGIKKDCAFNTVVVEAQFDTKEGKWHIKTADGRTTTAKYLVLGTGFAAKRYIPPWPGMDKFKGVVHHSSFWPEEKVDVKNKRCAIIGTGASGVQITQAWGPEAGDLKVFQRTPNLAVPMRKRNLTVEEQERMKPNYPELFRYREANFAGFLYDWCERNTFDDTPEEREAFYESVWKDGGFRYWVALYKDNLFNPEANRESYNFWSKKTRARIGDPKLRELLAPREMPHYFGIKRPCLEKTYYEQFNRESVHLVDIKNNPIKEFTETGITLEDGTHHEFDVIAVATGFDVVTGVMTQLGLKSIDGAELEKEWIPGAKTYLGTTVSGYPNMFHIYGPHGPTLLSNGPTSVAVQGRWIADAITKIEANGIKYINPKIEAADQWKKHVVELNDRTLFPTTRSTYMGGSIPGKVYEPVCYSGGIPAYAIEIRKALDKLEEGFDVVKA; this is translated from the exons ATGGGTAGCTTAGGAGAGACGGTCTCTAGGCCCAAGAAGTTCAACACCGAGCTCACCGACTACTCGACAGCCCATGCCGATAAAACAGGGCCATATGCCGACAACCTTCAGGTCGATGCTTTGATCGTGGGTGCCGGTTTTG CCGGTGTCTTCATGCTCAAGACCCTCCGTGACCGCGGGCTGAAGACGGTCATTTTCGAGGCCGGGAACGATACAGGGGGCACTTGGCGATGGAACTGCTACCCCGGCGCCGGTGTCGACTCCGAGGTCCCGGAGTACGAGTTCTCTTGGCCCGAGGTATACAACACATGGAACTGGCCCAATAACTACCCCGACTACAAAAACCTGCGGGATTACTTCGATCACGTCGACAAGGTAATCGGTATCAAGAAGGACTGTGCTTTCAACACCGTCGTGGTTGAAGCCCAGTTCGATACGAAGGAGGGGAAATGGCATATCAAGACCGCAGATGGTCGCACGACCACGGCTAAGTACCTCGTCCTGGGAACCGGCTTT GCCGCCAAGCGTTATATTCCCCCATGGCCCGGCATGGACAAATTCAAGGGCGTCGTGCACCACTCGTCTTTCTGGCCCGAGGAAAAAGTCGATGTGAAAAACAAGCGCtgtgccatcatcggcacCGGGGCCTCGGGTGTGCAAATCACGCAGGCTTGGGGGCCCGAGGCAGGCGACCTCAAGGTCTTCCAGCGAACTCCTAACCTCGCCGTGCCCATGCGCAAGCGCAATCTCAccgtcgaggagcaggaacgcATGAAGCCCAACTATCCGGAGCTGTTCCGGTACCGCGAGGCCAACTTTGCCGGCTTCCTGTACGACTGGTGCGAGCGCAACACCTTTGACGACACTcccgaggagcgcgaggcgtTCTACGAGAGCGTTTGGAAGGATGGCGGCTTCCGCTATTGGGTTGCCTTGTACAAGGATAACTTGTTCAACCCGGAAGCCAACAGAGAGTCGTACAATTTCTGGTCCAAGAAGACCCGTGCCCGGATTGGCGACCCCAAGCTGAGGGAGCTGCTTGCACCGCGGGAGATGCCCCACTATTTTGGTATAAAACGGCCGTGTCTGGAGAAGACCTATTACGAGCAGTTCAATCGGGAATCGGTGCATCTGGTTGACATCAAGAACAACCCGATCAAGGAGTTTACCGAGACTGGTATCACCCTCGAAGACGGAACTCACCATGAGTTTGATGTTATTGCTGTCGCAACTGGATTT GATGTTGTCACCGGCGTCATGACCCAGCTCGGGCTGAAGAGCATCGACGgcgccgagctcgagaaggaATGGATCCCAGGAGCAAAGACCTACCTCGGCACCACCGTCAGCGGCTATCCCAACATGTTCCACATTTATGGCCCGCACGGCCCGACGCTCCTGAGCAATGGCCCCACGTCAGTTGCGGTGCAGGGCCGGTGGATTGCCGACGCGATTACCAAGATTGAGGCCAATGGCATCAAGTACATCAACcccaagatcgaggccgcCGATCAGTGGAAGAAGCACGTTGTCGAGCTCAATGACCGGACTCTCTTCCCAACGACGAGGTCGACGTATATGGGTGGCAGCATCCCTGGCAAGGTTTATGAACCAGTGTGCTACTCTGGTGGTATCCCTGCTTATGCCATCGAGATTCGGAAGGCCCTAGATAAGCTGGAGGAAGGATTTGACGTCGTCAAGGCTTGA
- a CDS encoding uncharacterized protein (ID:PFLUO_007505-T1.cds;~source:funannotate) produces the protein MASPEFADGSLPPEQSPQDPQPGSAQNGSGASESAGDSGTDQAANGPTSDDITEGKQNAKAVLAASGVSAESSNDAANGSQSNGTNGPASRKRSRDESVLQTTGVTENMPVRVRDSSLDQILLEQYVNREFEHSAVTAWQNPSQALQQQKRAERDFYLTLRRENQMNPAAFYGVGYEGFGNPRTDLRNQHPQLLYPANRRRPGNRKTRELRISRRDMKVQNEQLEDLVPIRLDIDWEKVKIRDTLTWNLHDRVVSPDLFAEKLVEDLGLAMETAGPLMRMISQSIQEQLMDYYPQIYIEEEPLDSSLPYSAYKNDEMRIAVKLNITIGQHTLVDQFEWDINNPTNSPEEFAQRMTDDLSLSGEFTTAIAHSIREQSQLFTKSLYITSHPFDGRPIDDPDLNSSFLPTPVSSAFRPYQSAKEHTPYLYELNETDLERTEISISREQRRQKRSTNRRGGPALPDFKDRQRTIRTLIVSSVIPNSASTIEESNVIKRSGSRRRGIGGQRDGLDDSEEEESDDSSVGSPAIGPYLAQGTARTRGMRGAASAAHAALRATLGQSATPEPVLHEPRASSRRQTYREESTAEEPDKLVVKLKISRGRFAQFLSDLRAGKRLSTPASHTMAPPSDKARGHPPARPQQTGAVDAPNPPGPGVSGPPPPSWLVAGLNKLKRNHPNDSFEGVMRYSAVDTDTLAPVPNPNHLQSGQNIKYQYLPRIRCHDCPGKLYTPGPGMTVDNFEVHLRNRQHKERVDERIAKSGGTPVPRPDVSSASASPAPGAIGTPVAGASPALGAGLLPSASASGNASPSSVPPQP, from the exons ATGGCATCTCCCGAATTTGCGGACGGCTCGTTGCCGCCAGAGCAGTCCCCTCAAGACCCGCAGCCTGGCAGCGCCCAGAACGGCTCTGGCGCGTCTGAGTCTGCCGGCGACTCTGGAACGGACCAGGCGGCCAACGGGCCAACCTCAGATGATATCACAGAGGGAAAGCAGAATGCAAAGGCTGTCTTGGCTGCGTCCGGAGTATCTGCGGAGTCTAGCAACGATGCTGCCAACGGGTCACAGTCGAATGGCACGAACGGCCCCGCTTCCAGGAAACGCTCGCGTGACGAATCAGTGCTTCAGACCACAGGAGTTACAGAAAACATGCCGGTGCGCGTTCGCGATTCATCACTAGACCAGATCCTGTTGGAGCAGTATGTCAATCGCGAATTTGAACATTCTGCCGTCACGGCCTGGCAGAACCCCAGCCAAGCactgcagcagcagaagcgGGCAGAGCGAGATTTCTATTTGACATTGCGGCGGGAAAACCAAATGAACCCGGCTGCATTCTATGGAGTCGGATACGAAGGCTTTGGAAACCCACGCACCGATCTGCGGAATCAACACCCGCAGCTGCTGTATCCAGCGAATCGACGTCGCCCAGGAAATCGAAAGACGCGTGAATTACGAATCTCACGCCGGGACATGAAGGTCCAAaacgagcagctcgaggacCTCGTGCCCATTCGACTAGACATTGACTGGGAGAAGGTCAAGATTCGCGACACCCTGACATGGAATCTTCACGATCGTGTTGTTTCACCGGATCTTTTCGCCGAGAAGTTGGTGGAGGACCTGGGACTCGCAATGGAAACAGCCGGTCCGCTCATGCGGATGATCTCGCAGAGCATCCAGGAGCAGCTGATGGACTACTACCCGCAAATCTACATCGAGGAAGAGCCTCTCGACTCCAGCTTGCCATACTCTGCCTACAAAAACGACGAAATGCGTATTGCGGTCAAGCTGAATATCACCATTGGACAGCACACTCTCGTCGACCAGTTTGAGTGGGATATCAACAATCCGACCAATTCTCCCGAGGAGTTCGCCCAGCGCATGACGGACGACCTGTCCCTTTCTGGCGAGTTCACCACCGCAATTGCCCATTCGATTCGTGAACAATCTCAACTCTTTACCAAATCACTCTACATCACCTCCCACCCATTCGATGGCCGTCCCATTGACGATCCCGATTTGAACAgctccttccttcccactCCTGTATCATCCGCATTCCGACCATATCAATCCGCCAAGGAACACACCCCTTACCTCTATGAGTTGAACGAGACCGATCTCGAGCGCACTGAAATCTCAATATCCCGTGAACAACGTCGACAAAAGCGAAGCACCAACCGCCGCGGTGGACCTGCTCTGCCAGATTTCAAGGATCGCCAGCGTACCATTCGCACGCTAATCGTATCATCGGTCATTCCCAACTCCGCATCTACTATCGAGGAGAGCAATGTCATCAAACGGTCTGGCTCTCGTCGTCGCGGCATCGGCGGCCAGCGGGATGGTCTCGACGATTctgaggaggaagaaagtgATGACTCCTCCGTTGGGTCCCCGGCTATCGGCCCTTACCTAGCTCAGGGCACTGCGCGCACACGAGGCATGAGAGGTGCGGCATCGGCCGCCCATGCGGCCCTTCGCGCCACACTGGGGCAATCCGCGACACCCGAGCCCGTCTTGCATGAACCTCGAGCCTCCTCTCGCAGACAGACCTATCGAGAAGAAAGTACTGCCGAAGAGCCTGACAAGCTCGTCGTGAAACTCAAGATCTCGCGCGGCCGATTCGCACAGTTCTTGTCCGATCTCCGGGCCGGAAAGCGGCTCTCAACGCCCGCGTCGCACACCATGGCACCGCCATCGGATAAGGCTCGCGGCCACCCTCCGGCCCGCCCACAACAGACTGGAGCTGTTGACGCGCCAAATCCCCCCGGGCCTGGCGTATCTGGG cctccaccacccagctgGCTTGTGGCTGGCCTCAACAAACTGAAGCGAAACCACCCAAATGACTCCTTCGAGGGCGTCATGCGCTACTCCGCCGTGGACACCGACACCCTGGCTCCAGTCCCCAACCCCAATCACCTCCAGTCTGGCCAGAATATCAAATACCAATATCTCCCGCGCATCCGCTGCCACGACTGCCCCGGCAAACTTTACACTCCCGGTCCGGGCATGACCGTCGACAACTTTGAAGTCCACCTCCGCAACCGCCAACACAAGGAACGCGTGGATGAGCGCATCGCCAAATCAGGTGGCACGCCCGTCCCCCGCCCCGACGTGAGCAGTGCCAGTGCAAGTCCCGCACCCGGCGCAATTGGTACTCCTGTTGCGGGTGCAAGTCCTGCTCTCGGGGCAGGGCTACTCCCCAGCGCGTCTGCCAGTGGCAAtgcctcgccctcctcggTCCCTCCCCAGCCATAG
- a CDS encoding uncharacterized protein (ID:PFLUO_007503-T1.cds;~source:funannotate), with protein sequence MPVQKPATARAQGPRARRQNHSCDQCRKSKRACDALGLDRTGRASLSNIDGQRSPCSYCARTKKRCTMEWARSQVQSARRLPCQGPRYEPVGQELLFPWKAHEFPIEAESGIWDDLPEPNPIQELMGWDPVNFDLSRSLLDYDSMPLGSMLNPNEAPQEDMQAEISDALTSARSQTGLLLPDFSSASDSYTQQPSDLELDPICHKTWPASQASQESQTYSSVQYASLKSPRRQSDSVWKPFNQQFSRWNSPQSSLSPSSIDQKMITASNCHLTSANLFQIYHDVLEHNLSCWLTEMTCPYQPGSRNTTHVVPEWGSSWSNRIYQRTIKLDRVAQSCKLLQLTRSEDQAVSKALHLAIMAFATQWAQGSHRHRARYPVGTLPHGEDESADGMSNEFDRILQHHFWDQARRALRKVADLESYRVACAELIFGLTQRPLNPDDQSPGHNMEANGRKFAMDSVLSQVRDIIGKEGPPIYMESAARKMHALKYRCDALEKGLGKQCGPREKGAHGIAAMSSEDRATIGLLYWLAIMFDTISSSMNERPVVVLDEDCEHEGQKGIQQAANLDKSLARSRWDLDLFVQGSLEEIHQTHWPCSYETAAEDVIKSAPVKVLLFRHLSYLQNAIRKSARAEQIEEIISSTTSLYQYWGKTHGAFFGELVQNYAAVPQRIQGWFVCISAHWHLAALMLADLLEFVDENALGMGDAACSRITSQMAKGIRKHSARELSDLARVATPPTTDAYLGVPQMSDFHHAINEGTLLTEPWTMILIRAFTKACMIFLGEADESLLYAGTTLGHNSQSFWLNMEQAEDCMKGLWLLGKKSDMARKIAETLSLALGNLRNEFVV encoded by the coding sequence ATGCCTGTCCAGAAACCCGCCACAGCGCGCGCACAGGGACCCAGAGCCAGGCGTCAGAACCACTCTTGCGATCAGTGCAGGAAATCCAAGCGAGCATGCGATGCCCTGGGTCTGGATCGGACCGGCCGAGCATCATTGAGCAACATCGATGGCCAGCGTTCTCCCTGCTCCTACTGCGCCAGAACAAAGAAACGCTGTACCATGGAATGGGCCCGGTCCCAGGTTCAGTCTGCGCGAAGATTACCTTGCCAAGGACCACGTTATGAGCCTGTGGGTCAAGAGCTTCTCTTCCCATGGAAGGCTCATGAGTTCCCGATCGAGGCCGAATCGGGGATATGGGATGATCTGCCCGAACCAAATCCCATACAGGAGCTTATGGGATGGGATCCGGTCAACTTCGATCTGTCCCGGTCATTGTTGGACTATGATTCGATGCCACTCGGTTCCATGCTCAACCCTAACGAGGCTCCCCAGGAGGACATGCAGGCAGAGATATCTGACGCGTTGACGTCCGCACGATCTCAGACTGGTCTCTTGCTACCTGACTTCTCCAGTGCGTCAGACAGCTATACCCAGCAGCCCTCAGACCTCGAACTGGATCCGATATGCCATAAGACGTGGCCGGCCAGTCAAGCTTCCCAGGAATCACAAACATACAGCAGTGTCCAATACGCCTCATTGAAAAGCCCCCGGCGGCAGAGTGACTCCGTCTGGAAGCCCTTCAACCAGCAATTCTCCCGCTGGAACAGCCCCCAAAGCTCGCTCTCCCCATCTTCTATCGACCAAAAAATGATCACCGCGTCCAACTGCCACCTGACTTCGGCAAACCTGTTCCAAATCTACCACGACGTACTAGAGCACAATCTGTCGTGTTGGCTGACCGAGATGACCTGTCCCTACCAACCGGGGTCGCGAAATACCACCCACGTCGTGCCGGAATGGGGTTCATCTTGGTCGAATAGGATATACCAGCGCACGATTAAGCTCGATCGCGTCGCACAGTCTTGCAAGCTTCTGCAGCTGACACGCTCCGAGGACCAGGCCGTATCCAAGGCCCTGCACCTTGCCATCATGGCGTTTGCTACGCAGTGGGCGCAGGGCAGTCATCGGCACCGCGCGAGATATCCCGTCGGGACTCTTCCTCACGGCGAGGACGAAAGTGCAGATGGCATGTCCAACGAGTTCGACCgcattctccagcaccatTTTTGGGATCAGGCGCGGCGCGCGCTCCGAAAAGTCGCCGATCTGGAGTCGTATAGAGTGGCTTGTGCCGAGCTGATCTTCGGCTTGACACAGAGGCCGTTGAATCCCGATGACCAGTCTCCTGGGCATAATATGGAAGCAAACGGCCGCAAGTTTGCCATGGACTCGGTCTTGTCACAGGTGCGTGATATAATAGGCAAGGAAGGGCCACCGATATACATGGAGAGCGCAGCTCGAAAAATGCACGCGCTGAAGTATCGCTGCGACGCGCTCGAAAAGGGCCTCGGCAAGCAGTGTGGCCCTCGCGAGAAGGGTGCTCACGGCATTGCAGCCATGAGTTCCGAGGATCGAGCGACGATCGGCCTGCTCTACTGGCTGGCTATCATGTTTGACACCATCTCTTCGTCCATGAACGAACGGCCCGTTGTGGTACTGGATGAGGACTGTGAGCACGAAGGGCAAAAAGGCATCCAGCAAGCTGCGAATTTGGACAAATCTCTTGCACGGAGCCGGTGGGATCTCGACCTTTTCGTGCAAGGAAGCCTCGAGGAGATACATCAAACGCACTGGCCCTGCTCCTACgagaccgccgccgaggatgtcaTCAAGTCAGCGCCAGTCAAagttcttctcttccgccacCTGTCGTATCTACAAAACGCCATTCGCAAGAGCGCTCGTGCAGAGCAGATTGAAGAAATAATCAGCAGCACGACATCGCTGTATCAATACTGGGGCAAGACGCACGGTGCCTTCTTTGGCGAACTCGTGCAGAACTACGCTGCGGTTCCGCAGCGTATACAGGGCTGGTTTGTCTGTATCTCTGCACACTGGCACCTTGCCGCCCTGATGCTTGCGGACCTGCTGGAATTCGTCGACGAAAATGCCTTGGGTATGGGAGATGCGGCTTGCAGTCGGATCACCAGTCAAATGGCGAAGGGAATTAGGAAGCATAGTGCAAGAGAGCTATCAGATCTGGCAAGAGTAGCGACACCGCCTACCACAGATGCCTACCTGGGAGTGCCGCAGATGTCGGACTTTCACCACGCTATCAACGAGGGGACGCTCCTGACCGAGCCATGGACGATGATTCTGATCAGGGCGTTTACCAAAGCTTGCATGATCTTTTTAGGTGAAGCAGATGAGTCCTTGCTCTACGCCGGGACTACTCTCGGGCACAATAGTCAAAGTTTTTGGCTGAATAtggagcaggccgaggatTGTATGAAGgggctgtggctgctggGAAAAAAGTCGGATATGGCAAGGAAGATTGCTGAGACACTTTCACTCGCGTTGGGAAATTTGCGGAATGAGTTTGTTGTATAA
- a CDS encoding uncharacterized protein (ID:PFLUO_007507-T1.cds;~source:funannotate): MAETQTPQEVEIDYTLNNPDTLTKYKTAAEISHKVLEAVSALCLEGEKIVEICQKGDKLLDEEIAKVYSKPHKGKKVTKGVAHPTTVSPSSYVTPYTPLLSDAAEAETTLNAGEVVKIQLGAQIDGFGTIVCDMVTVGKKEVTGREADLIVATHYANELLLRLMVPPGLLASGTDEEKKKAAAQKAPTQAQISALIEKVAKTYECNVIENTTSWLFDRNEIEGNKKIILTPGSGVRGEGVPEVGEVWGVEVGLSLGSGKVKNLDHRATLHRRTTTTYILKRPSSRQTLSEIVKKFGTFPFSLRQLDDEKAAKVGVVECVRGGVLRQYEPAGDADNAAVSRLLTTIAITKNGITKLAAPKAIDPTQFKTDKKIEDEEILKILEQPLSRSTGNKKNKNKKKKAAAN, encoded by the exons ATGGCTGAGACCCAGACTCCCCAGGAGGTTGAGATCG ACTACACCCTCAACAACCCTGACACCTTGACCAAGTACaagaccgccgccgagatctcGCACAAGGTTCTTGAGGCTGTGAGCG CTCTGTGCctggagggagagaagattGTCGAGATCTGCCAGAAGGGTGACAAGCTGCTTGACGAGGAAATCGCCAAGGTCTACAGCAAGCCTcacaagggcaagaaggtcaCTAAGG GTGTCGCTCACCCGACCACCGTCTCCCCGAGCTCCTATGTGACTCCCTACACCCCGCTGCTGTCggatgccgccgaggccgagaccACTCTCAACGCCGGCGAGGTCGTGAAGATTCAGCTCGGTGCTCAGATCGATGGCTTCGGAACCATCGTTTGTGACATGGTCACCGTGGGCAAGAAGGAGGTCACTGGCCGCGAGGCAGACCTCATCGTCGCAACCCACTACGCcaacgagctgctgctgcggctcATGGTCCCACCCGGCCTGCTGGCCTCAggcaccgacgaggagaagaagaaggccgctgCACAGAAGGCCCCGACCCAGGCACAGATCTCTGCGCTGATCGAGAAGGTCGCCAAGACCTACGAATGCAATGTCATCGAGAACACCACCAGCTGGCTGTTTGACCGCAACGAGATTGAgggcaacaagaagatcatcctgACCCCCGGTAGCGGCGTGCGTGGTGAGGGTGTCCCCGAGGTTGGTGAGGTGTGGGGTGTTGAGGTCGGTCTCAGCTTGGGATCTggcaaggtcaagaaccTGGATCACCGCGCGACCCTGCACCGCCgtaccaccaccacctacaTTCTCAAGCGGCCCAGCTCGCGACAGACTCTGTCTGAGATTGTCAAGAAGTTCGGTACCTTCCCCTTCAGCTTGCGCCAGCTTGATGACGAGAAGGCTGCCAaggttggtgtggttgaGTGCGTCCGAGGCGGTGTCCTGCGCCAGTACGAGCCTGCTGGCGACGCTGACAACGCCGCTGTTTCCCGCCTCTTGACGACCATCG CGATCACCAAGAACGGCATCACCAAGCTTGCCGCGCCCAAGGCTATCGATCCGACACAGTTCAAGACGGAtaagaagatcgaggacgaggagatcctcAAGATCCTGGAGCAGCCTCTGTCTCGCTCGACtggcaacaagaagaacaagaacaagaagaagaaggctgctgccaACTAA
- a CDS encoding uncharacterized protein (ID:PFLUO_007504-T1.cds;~source:funannotate) — translation MDHSRDPCPWVALSDFGGAFCMGAIGGAVWHGVKGFRNSPYGERRIGALTAIKARAPVLGGNFGVWGGLFSTFDCAVKGIRKKEDPYNAIIAGFFTGGALAVRGGVKAARNSAIMCGVFLAVIEGVGIGFQRMMADNTKLEVR, via the coding sequence ATGGATCACTCGCGCGATCCCTGCCCCTGGGTCGCCCTGAGCGACTTTGGCGGTGCCTTCTGCATGGGCGCCATCGGTGGTGCCGTCTGGCACGGTGTCAAGGGATTCCGGAACAGCCCCTACGGTGAGCGCCGGATAGGAGCGCTCACAGCCATCAAGGCGCGCGCGCCCGTCCTCGGTGGAAACTTCGGAGTTTGGGGAGGTTTATTCTCGACATTCGATTGCGCCGTCAAGGGCATCCGGAAGAAGGAAGACCCTTACAATGCTATTATCGCGGGTTTCTTCACCGGCGGTGCCCTCGCCGTCCGCGGTGGTGTCAAGGCCGCACGCAACTCCGCTATTATGTGTGGCGTTTTCCTAGCAGTCATTGAGGGTGTGGGTATCGGGTTCCAGCGCATGATGGCCGATAACACAAAGCTCGAGGTACGATGA